In Chloroflexota bacterium, the genomic window CCTGACCAGCGCGGCCAACGGCGTCAGCCGCCTGCACGGCGAAGTCTCGCGCCAGATGTGGGGCTGGGTCTGGCCGAATGTGCCCGCCGACCGGGTGCCGATCCGCTCGATCACCAACGGCGTGCACAGCGACACGTGGCTCGCGCCGGAGATCGGCACGCTGTTCGCGCGCTACCTCGGCGCGCGCTGGCACGAGCAACTCGACGAGCCGGCGCTGTGGGAGGCCGTCGCCCGCATCCCCGACGACGAACTCTGGCTGGCGCATACCGTGCGGCGCACGCGACTGGTCGAACTGATTCGTGCGGCGGCGCGGCAACGCGCCGTGCGGCTGGGCCAACCCGACACCGGTTTCGACCGGCTGCTCGACACCAACATGCTGACGATCGGGTTTGCGCGCCGCTTCGCCACCTACAAGCGCGCCACGCTGATCTTCCGCGACGCCGAGCGCCTCAAGCGCATTCTGAACGACCCGGCGCGCCCGGTGCAGATCATCTTCGCGGGCAAATCGCACCCGGCTGACATGCCGGGCCAGGAATTCATCCGGCAGGTCTTCGGTTATTCGCAGGCCGAGGGGCTGCGCGGGCGCATCCACTTCCTCGAAGAGTACAACATGTTCACCGCGCGCTTCCTCGTCGCGGGCGTCGACGTCTGGCTGAACAACCCGCGCCGCCCGCTCGAGGCGAGCGGCACCAGCGGCATGAAAGCGTCGCTGAACGGCATCCCGACCGCCAGCATCCTCGACGGCTGGTGGGTTGAGGGCTATAACGGCTCGAACGGCTGGGCGATCGAGAGCGCCGACGCACGCGCCACGGCGCAGGACGCGCAGGATGCGCAGGACGCCGAATCGCTCTACCGCGTGCTGGAGCAGCAGATCGTGCCGCTCTACTACCGGCGCGATGCCGACGGCCTGCCGCACGACTGGCTCAAGGTAATGAAAGAGGCGATACGCACGGTTGCGCCGCAGTTCAGCACCCGCCGCATGTTGAAGCAGTACGTCGAAATGTGGATCGCCGCGATGGCGCGCGGCGGCTCGGTGTAGCGTGCGGCAGTTCACGGCGCGCCTGACGCCGCAGGCCGAGGCAGCCGGGCTGCGGCTCGTGACGCTGGCGGCCGATGGCCTGCCGGAGTTGCGCCCCGGGCAGTTGATCCTGGCGCGCGTGCCGGGCACGCTCGACCCATACCTGCGCCGCGCGTATGCGCCGCTGGTGCGCGGCCGCGATCTGGACGTCGTGCTGCTCGTCCCCGCGAGCGACCCGCTGCTGGCGCGCGACGTGACCACGCTCGATCTGCTGGCCCCGGTGGGCAACGGCTTCACGCTCGAAGCGAGCACGCGCCGCCTGCTGCTGGCCGGTTCAGTGGCGCACCTCGCGCCGCTCATCGCGCTGGCGCATGAGGCGACTCGCGCGCAGATCGCCGTCACCCTGCTCGTCGAGCACCCCGACGCCCCGGCCGATCTCTCGGCGTTCCTCGGCGCTCTCCTCCCGCTCGACGTGGAGTACCAGATCGCCGCCTCACTCGCGCCGCAGTGGCCCGCACTGCTGCGCTGGTGCGATCAGGTCTGCGCGGCAGGCGAGCCGGCGCTATACGACGCCCTGCGCACCGCCATTGTACCATCCACCACGCCCGCCGGGTTCGCGCAGGCGCTCGTCATGCCGGAAGCAGCCTGCGGCACCGGCGCCTGCCTCGGCTGTGCGGTCAGCACCGCGCGCGGCACGCAACTGGCCTGCGTGGACGGCCCGGTCTTCGACCTGCGTTCGTTGTACGGTTTCAACCCGGCTACGTCGCAGTAAAAGACCATAGGTAAGCCCGACCCAATCGCCGTCATCCTGAGCGCGAAGGCAACATCAAGCCCTTTCAAGGAAGCATGCGCGCGAAGGACCTTAAATCATGATCTCTGGTGACACCGCTGATTGCCAACTGAGATGCTTCACGCGCACGACGCACAGAATCCTGTGGGTTTTGCCTCCGCGTTCAGCATGACAAGTTCATCGAGGCATTTCCAAGTCGCAACTGTGATATGGTCATGAGCGCATGATCGAACTCGCTCCCCAACGCAAGCACGGCTGCGTCATTGCCGGGCCGCTGATCGCCGGTCCGGGCGCGATCGGCTACAGTGGCGAAACGGCGCGGCTAATCGATATCGAGCGGTTCGGCGCGCTCGTAACGGCCCCGGTCTCGCTGCGCCCGCGCAAAGGCAACCCGCCGCCGCGCATGATCAATCTGCCGGGCGGCCTGCTGCTGGCGCACGGCGAGCCAAGCCCCGGCTGGTACCGCCTGCGTGAGCGCTACGGCGGCGCGTGGCTGCGCAGCCGCATACCAGTCATCGCGCACGTCGTCGGCCGCACATCGCTCGGCGAACTGGCGCGGCGAATCGAAGCGACGGGCGGCATCGCCGCGCTCATGCTCGACGTGCCGGACGCCGAGTCGCTCGGCTGGCTGGAGGGACTGCGCGCCGTGACCGAACTACCGATACTGGCGCGCCTGCGCGACGGCGATCCCGTGTTTGCGGCGCGCGCCGTGGAGTATGGCGCCGATGCACTCGTAGCAATCAGCTCGCCGCAGGGCGTGGTGACCGATCCACGCAGCGGCCAGATCGTCGAAGGCGGCCTGTACGGGCCGTTCGTGCACTCGCTCGCCCTGCGCGCCGTGCGGCAGATCACTGCGGCCGGCCTCGCCGCCCCGCTGATCGCCTGCGGCGGCGTACACACGCCCGCCGATGTGACGGCATTCCTCGCCGCCGGGGCGTGCGCTGTCATGGTCGACAGCCTCGCGTGGGTGGACCCGGCGGGAGTCAACCAGTTGCTGTCCACTAGCCTCGGATCGCCAACTTAAGTGTCGATGACAAAGCCGCTGGCATTCATCTCAGCGGCTTATCATGTGCATACTGTGTTGATCGTAGGCCGTGGCGGTCTCACTGACAACGAATTCGTCAGGCCTTGTGTCAATAGCCTATTTTCAACTGATCGACATAGCCTCTGAACTGCCCCGTGGTGTGTGTGTTCCCATTGTCATAAGCAACCATAACCGTCTTGATACGCTTCCCGGCCAAGCTAGACAAATCAACGTCAAAGTAGAGCCACTGACCGGTTGGATAGACGTACCGCTGCGCTGGATGCACGCTGACGCCATTCTGGTCGACTTTGCCCAGATCTCTCAAATTCGTTCCGTCTGTGAACTCAAGGTCTACAGCCATCGTATTCTGCTGATAGAAATATGTGTGATACCGCAGGTGATCGCCCGGGCGAATCGTCCAGTTTCCGAGCGCCAGCGCATCATAGAGTTTGAAGTACGCGACCGCATACGACTGATTAGCTGTACCAGCCATCATCTCCATATAGCTGGGTCGGATTGGGTTTACTCCAAACTCGTAAGAGCGCGCGCCGAGTTCGGGAGGAGAAGATGGGCTGTAGCCTGTTACGTTCCATCCGTAGTACATAGTGTTCACGAGACCCCGGTTCTGATCAGGTTCAAACCCGGAGAAGATTCGCAGGGCCACAGCCCGCGCAGCATTCAACCGTCCATTGACCGGGGGAATCGTCCACGATCCAGGCAGAGCATCGGTAGTCTCCTGCACGGCGTAGTATGCGTCGTGGTATTGAGTGCCGTGTCCCGGCGTTACATTAAAGAGTGCTGCAACAGCGGCAACCGCAGGCGCTGAGAACGAAGTTCCATTTATCGAAACCCAGTCTTGGCCGGGGAATGGTTGCCTTGCATTTGGCCAAGTAGTCAAAATTGAGACGCCCGGCGCAGCCATGTTTACCCAGCCCCCGTAGCGAGCAAACGAAGGCCTGTTGTCATTTTGATCTGTAGCCGTAACCGCAATCACGTGTTGATAGCCAGCCGGATAGGTAACGTCAGTCGTGTTCGTGTTACCGGTCGCAGCGACGAGCGTTGCGCCATTGTTCCAAGCATAGTCTACGGCGTCCATAAACAACGGATTGTACGGGTAGCCTTCGAAGCTCATATTGATGATTCTCACCCCATCTGCAATCGCCCTATATATCGCATTTATAGTCTGTGATTCATATTGGTGAACATACGGCACGATATGTGTTCCAAAAGCAACCCCGGCCACCCCCATCCCATTATTAGCCCACGGTGCGATAACACCAGCAACGGCAGTGCCATGTCCATCAAAATCCGAATCTACATTGGCTGCGATTGCCGTGTTCGACCGGAAATCCCATCCCCCATCAACCAATCCCCAAAGGTCGCCATGCAAGCCATCTACCCCGGTGTCAATAACGGCAACGCGGGCACCTGGTCCTTGCCGAATATCCCACGCATCAGGCGTTTTTATCTTCTGATGCGCCCATTGCTGCGGCCATAGCGGGTCAGTCGGGGT contains:
- a CDS encoding S8 family serine peptidase, whose translation is MKNLRRLLFGLAILFGAATLITTDLAYAQSGPVLTSSVKTAARGYTVGLLASGFRPHERVVWELKPPSASAYKLLSQTTVASEADDQGLVSNGFGVAHDGESGTYWIRIRGVASGDAAISVMVTQEVATVGKEPAVRPEPLQTLPSMEKPAAPVQSAPTKIVPGMVGIKIKPGANLGAILARHGHKDGDARLFFFDSQNPNRPFDDTAKAVGLDRWYLLTVAESTEAMKRGELQRDADIEAVTLFSADLRSSYTPTDPLWPQQWAHQKIKTPDAWDIRQGPGARVAVIDTGVDGLHGDLWGLVDGGWDFRSNTAIAANVDSDFDGHGTAVAGVIAPWANNGMGVAGVAFGTHIVPYVHQYESQTINAIYRAIADGVRIINMSFEGYPYNPLFMDAVDYAWNNGATLVAATGNTNTTDVTYPAGYQHVIAVTATDQNDNRPSFARYGGWVNMAAPGVSILTTWPNARQPFPGQDWVSINGTSFSAPAVAAVAALFNVTPGHGTQYHDAYYAVQETTDALPGSWTIPPVNGRLNAARAVALRIFSGFEPDQNRGLVNTMYYGWNVTGYSPSSPPELGARSYEFGVNPIRPSYMEMMAGTANQSYAVAYFKLYDALALGNWTIRPGDHLRYHTYFYQQNTMAVDLEFTDGTNLRDLGKVDQNGVSVHPAQRYVYPTGQWLYFDVDLSSLAGKRIKTVMVAYDNGNTHTTGQFRGYVDQLKIGY